One segment of Salvia splendens isolate huo1 chromosome 20, SspV2, whole genome shotgun sequence DNA contains the following:
- the LOC121781581 gene encoding COP1-interactive protein 1-like: MPKQRWRNSFKSFIDPSEDEQLRGIKTEIDGNVQKIVNFLKEKDGDDRKDEVADLIQDFHKQYDSLYARYDHLSGKLRNKFRAKSGKDSASSSSDSSDSDDFLAKSLAAAADEKEALHKEYLCWFLGLQR; encoded by the exons ATGCCGAAGCAGCGCTGGCGCAACTCGTTTAAATCCTTTATCGATCCCAGTGAAGACGAGCAGCTCAGAGGAATCAAAACAG AAATTGACGGAAATGTGCAGAAAATCGTCAATTTTCTGAAAGAAAAAGACGGTGATGATAGGAAAGACGAGGTGGCGGATTTGATTCAGGATTTCCACAAACAGTACGACTCGCTTTATGCTCGTTATGATCATCTATCTGGAAAACTGAGGAATAAGTTTCGTGCCAAGAGCGGGAAAGACAGTGCCTCCTCGAGCTCAGATTCGTCGGATTCTGATGATTTTCTGGCAAAATCATTGGCGGCCGCTGCAGATGAGAAGGAAGCATTGCATAAGGAATATCTGTGTTGGTTTCtcggattacaaagataa
- the LOC121783015 gene encoding CBL-interacting serine/threonine-protein kinase 20-like, translating to MDQFRQVGEVVGSVKALMVLKHEICINQRQCSLLADMMQLAFDTISEEMRQNLKLDEKATKWNSLELPLEELHRVFKDAECYIRYCLDIKDWWGKAISLHMSRDCVELHIHNVLSCFTVVVEAVEMAAEISGSDEEEKQRKRVALLHKYDHECDDLKIFLWKFRKQFLIPAEVCSRIETAWREDRWLLLDKVGEMKAADSEQKLAELLLWKLNDVEASKKVMSSSILVGAHDYQVRRRLGSAYPNGQSHLKEIHWLGESFALRTFIGDVAPLLPEISFVLSLSHPNILQHLCAFYDKVRKEGYLVMELMNKDLASHVKEHTGQKNHVPFTIPVAVDIMLQIARGVEYLHSKKICHGDLNPSNILLRPRNATTGGFQVKVSGFGISTIRSCPSRSPRAVAADADIWLAPELLAELGGKCKGKYSEKADVYSFGMLCFELLTGKVPFEDGHLQGEQMVRNIRAGERPLFSHPSPKYLANLTKKCWQTNPALRPSLSSICRILRYIKKILIINPDHGHPEAPTPLVDYCDIEAAYLNKFNAEEGSDTLVPVMQIPFQMLAYKIIEKEKTNNKKWDMVTEARMKPPASIFDEDQLSAMDDLFLVPADRRSVCSDIIDCKNSVVDVDLRTVISETMHRKLFQSDSFVPEVSRKRYTKPAAAESVSPEYDRNLSSESEENSNFFSDSKIPERKGLQLQKTLTATANLSEDYDKPEKKPTFINKLKTIKTKFIPGQFLLNYLCFLFLRMD from the coding sequence ATGGATCAATTCAGGCAAGTTGGTGAGGTTGTGGGCAGTGTGAAGGCGTTGATGGTTCTCAAACACGAGATTTGCATCAACCAAAggcaatgctctttgcttgcaGACATGATGCAGTTGGCCTTTGACACAATCTCAGAGGAGATGAGGCAAAACTTGAAGCTCGACGAGAAGGCCACCAAGTGGAACTCTCTGGAGCTCCCGTTGGAGGAGCTCCACCGTGTCTTCAAGGATGCAGAGTGCTACATCAGATACTGCCTCGACATCAAGGACTGGTGGGGGAAGGCCATCAGCCTCCACATGAGCCGGGACTGCGTGGAGCTACACATCCACAACGTGCTGTCCTGCTTCACCGTGGTGGTTGAGGCTGTTGAGATGGCTGCGGAGATTTCAGGGagcgatgaggaggagaagcaGAGAAAGAGGGTCGCTCTTCTTCACAAGTATGATCATGAATGCGATGATCTGAAGATCTTCCTGTGGAAGTTCAGGAAGCAGTTTCTCATCCCTGCAGAGGTGTGCAGCCGCATTGAGACTGCGTGGAGGGAGGACCGATGGCTACTGTTAGACAAGGTTGGGGAGATGAAGGCGGCAGATAGTGAGCAGAAGCTGGCTGAGCTGCTGCTGTGGAAACTGAATGATGTGGAAGCTTCCAAGAAGGTGATGTCAAGCAGCATTCTTGTAGGAGCGCATGATTACCAAGTGAGGCGTCGTCTGGGGTCAGCGTACCCCAACGGGCAGAGCCATCTCAAGGAGATCCATTGGCTGGGGGAGAGCTTCGCGTTGAGGACGTTCATTGGAGACGTTGCCCCTTTACTACCCGAGATCTCGTTTGTGCTTTCCCTCTCGCATCCCAACATATTGCAGCACCTCTGCGCGTTTTATGACAAAGTGAGGAAGGAAGGGTACCTCGTTATGGAGTTGATGAACAAGGATCTTGCTTCTCATGTGAAAGAGCACACGGGGCAGAAGAATCACGTGCCATTCACCATACCGGTGGCTGTAGACATCATGCTGCAGATTGCAAGAGGGGTGGAGTATTTGCACTCGAAGAAGATATGTCATGGAGATCTCAATCCATCCAACATCCTTCTCAGGCCGAGGAACGCCACCACCGGTGGCTTCCAAGTTAAAGTCTCTGGGTTTGGGATAAGCACAATCAGGAGCTGTCCCTCGAGAAGCCCTAGGGCGGTCGCTGCTGATGCTGATATCTGGTTGGCCCCCGAGTTGCTGGCTGAGCTTGGTGGGAAATGCAAGGGGAAATACTCTGAGAAGGCTGATGTGTATAGCTTCGGGATGCTCTGCTTCGAGCTACTAACGGGGAAAGTCCCGTTCGAGGATGGCCATCTTCAAGGGGAGCAGATGGTCAGGAACATTAGGGCAGGAGAGAGGCCTCTTTTCTCCCACCCTTCGCCAAAATACCTGGCTAATCTCACCAAGAAATGCTGGCAGACTAATCCCGCTCTGCGCCCCTCTCTCTCTTCGATATGCCGGATCTTGCGCTACATCAAGAAGATCCTCATCATCAACCCCGACCACGGCCACCCAGAGGCGCCCACGCCTCTTGTGGACTACTGTGACATTGAGGCGGCGTATCTGAACAAGTTCAACGCGGAAGAAGGGAGTGATACCCTCGTGCCCGTCATGCAGATCCCTTTCCAAATGCTGGCCTACAAGATTATTGAGAAGGAGAAAACCAATAACAAGAAATGGGACATGGTCACTGAAGCAAGGATGAAACCCCCTGCATCAATCTTTGATGAGGACCAGTTGTCGGCTATGGATGATCTCTTTCTCGTGCCAGCTGACCGAAGGTCAGTTTGTTCAGACATCATCGACTGCAAGAATTCAGTCGTTGATGTGGATCTTAGGACGGTTATATCAGAGACGATGCACCGCAAACTTTTCCAATCGGACTCATTTGTTCCAGAGGTCTCAAGGAAGAGATACACCAAACCTGCAGCAGCTGAATCTGTCTCACCAGAATATGATCGAAATCTCTCATCTGAATCAGAAGAAAATAGCAATTTCTTCTCAGACAGCAAAATTCCAGAAAGGAAAGGGCTGCAGCTTCAGAAGACATTAACAGCTACAGCCAACCTTTCAGAAGATTATGACAAGCCTGAAAAGAAGCCTACATTTATCAACAAACTGAAAACCATCAAGACCAAATTCATCCCAGGTCAGTTTCTccttaattatttatgttttcTGTTTCTGAGAATGGATTGA
- the LOC121781583 gene encoding COP1-interactive protein 1-like, producing MLCAAVEDQVNSILKIMNDINHGNKERNLRKKSEAIKLIQDFNKQYEKLYILYENLREEVKKSVEVEDSPPGQDSDAEPNYWNRNDEVSSGSSRMSARESQEFEASDIEDTLTSVSEVTKIMNSEPGSPLDILSDLEIQREKAGKTNQMLVEIRDMEALVAELRIEVSTLRTHKKRLEEQVELKSNETLQAQDTISGLGAQIMEMEAERREQEDLLSSFRKQFEDDKQLNKTRITEIKTEAEGMELELNSLKHQKSELQEGLLEETKHWSAKVDGLAEQVSFLQEQLETVHSHKEEMMLEIKKKSEEISHYLLQIETLRTKLSSSKQRIAQEKESLQIKVHDLESEIESLNSNLEEKISHEASQSSLEREKLEEKVSELQRTIAMRENELSTGQNKLKYLKEGIEILTSKLETSENERTGLQVELEASKNDKKLLQRELGKEKQHYKSQLEKITKANFHNVERKIEEMAVEFRKQFEDQYRILSRRIRVAEQLQAENKEWCRKTRDSYEQDNRDLKMMTDRTATELKNVKDLTVTANELLTMIDSKTLKFKECTAKFQNRILKASRGINSVKQWAETKNKSMSHSKNNLDCLLAQLDDKEAEILASQEKICKLEDKVTLLEKIIEKNEDEMQVLTEGKRGAIRQLCIWIDYHRDRSNFYKDLLSEYRRQESILNEL from the coding sequence ATGCTGTGTGCAGCGGTTGAGGATCAAGTGAACAGCATTCTTAAGATCATGAATGATATAAACCACGGAAACAAAGAGAGGAACTTGAGGAAAAAGTCGGAAGCTATCAAACTCATCCAAGATTTCAACAAGCAGTATGAAAAACTCTACATCCtctatgaaaatttgagagaagagGTAAAAAAAAGTGTTGAAGTGGAAGACTCTCCCCCCGGTCAGGACTCGGATGCAGAGCCAAATTACTGGAATCGAAACGATGAAGTGAGCAGTGGCAGTTCAAGAATGTCAGCAAGAGAGAGCCAAGAATTTGAAGCCTCTGACATAGAAGATACTTTGACTAGTGTGAGTGAGGTGACTAAGATAATGAACAGCGAACCAGGGTCGCCTTTGGACATTCTGAGTGACCTTGAGATTCAACGGGAGAAGGCTGGGAAGACGAACCAGATGTTGGTCGAAATAAGAGATATGGAGGCACTGGTTGCTGAATTGAGGATCGAGGTTTCCACCCTCCGCACACACAAGAAGCGACTGGAAGAGCAAGTGGAGTTGAAGTCCAACGAAACTTTGCAAGCACAAGACACGATTTCTGGACTGGGGGCTCAGATAATGGAAATGGAAGCTGAGAGGAGAGAACAAGAAGACCTCCTTAGCTCCTTCAGAAAGCAGTTTGAGGATGACAAGCAGCTCAACAAGACTAGAATCACAGAGATCAAGACTGAGGCGGAAGGAATGGAGCTCGAATTGAATAGTTTGAAGCATCAGAAAAGTGAATTGCAAGAAGGATTGTTGGAGGAAACTAAACACTGGTCAGCTAAAGTTGATGGCCTAGCGGAACAAGTTAGTTTTCTGCAGGAACAACTGGAGACTGTGCATAGCCACAAGGAGGAAATGATGCtggaaataaaaaagaaatcagaAGAAATATCACATTACCTGCTCCAGATTGAAACTCTGAGAACCAAGCTGAGTTCGAGCAAGCAGCGAATAGCACAGGAGAAAGAAAGCCTGCAAATTAAGGTACATGATTTAGAGTCAGAGATTGAGTCATTAAACAGCAACTTGGAAGAGAAAATTAGCCATGAAGCATCTCAATCAAGTTTAGAAAGAGAGAAACTAGAAGAAAAAGTGTCTGAACTGCAGAGAACTATTGCTATGAGGGAAAATGAACTATCAACTGGACAGAACAAGTTGAAATACCTAAAGGAAGGCATTGAAATTCTCACGAGCAAGTTGGAAACTTCAGAAAACGAGAGAACCGGTTTGCAGGTGGAGTTGGAAGCCTCGAAAAATGACAAGAAACTACTGCAGCGTGAACTGGGCAAGGAGAAACAGCACTACAAATCCCAGTTGGAGAAAATCACCAAAGCAAACTTCCATAATGTggaaagaaaaatagaagaaatgGCTGTGGAATTCCGGAAACAGTTTGAAGACCAATACAGGATCCTGAGCCGGAGGATAAGGGTTGCAGAACAGCTACAAGCCGAAAACAAGGAATGGTGCCGAAAGACAAGAGACTCATACGAGCAAGATAACAGGGACCTCAAAATGATGACAGACAGAACTGCTACTGAATTAAAGAATGTGAAGGACTTGACGGTTACAGCAAATGAATTACTCACAATGATAGACTCAAAGACTTTGAAATTCAAGGAATGCACTGCCAAATTCCAGAATAGGATATTAAAAGCCTCACGTGGCATCAACTCTGTGAAACAGTGGGCAGAAACGAAGAACAAATCCATGTCACACTCGAAAAACAATTTAGACTGCTTGCTAGCTCAGCTTGATGACAAGGAAGCCGAGATATTGGCATCCCAAGAGAAGATCTGCAAGTTAGAAGATAAGGTGACTTTATTAGAGAAAATAATAGAAAAGAATGAAGACGAAATGCAAGTACTTACAGAGGGAAAGAGGGGAGCCATACGGCAGCTATGTATTTGGATAGACTATCACAGAGACCGATCAAATTTTTACAAGGATTTGTTGTCTGAATACAGGAGGCAGGAGAGCATCTTGAATGAATTGTGA